The Ketobacter alkanivorans genome includes the window TGATCAATGAAGAAACGACGACCAATGGTAGCGCCGGGATGAATTTCGATGCCGGTAAACCACCGCGAAAAGCTGGAAATACAACGCGCCAGCAGCTTGAACCCCATTTTCCATAACTTGTGGGCCAAACGATGCATCAACACTGCATGCAGGCCCGGGTAATTCAGCAGCACCTCCAGACTGTTGCGCGCCGCCGGATCACGGTGAAAAACGGATTGTATATCTTCGCGAATACCTTCGAACATGGGGCTTCCTTCATTCTCCCTTGAGGCGCTTTTGCACAGTGGATAGCACTCCACGCATCAGGTTCATTTCTAATCGATCCATACGCGTACGCATGAACAGACGACGGGCTCGAGTCATAAGCTGTTTGGGGTTATTGGGGTCGAAAAAGCCGATATCAAGCAGTGTTTCCTCAAAATGCTTCATAAAGCGCTCCATATCCTCTGCCGACACCAGCGGCTCATCCCAATCGGTTATCTCCAACGGCATAACCGGCTTTGCCGCGGGTGCCCCGCCGGTTTCTGCCTGTTGCTGAGCCAGCACTGCCATACGCATCTCATAACAGATCACCTGCACAGCAGCAGCCACATTCAACACTCCGTAAGATTCGTTACCCGGAATGCAAATGTGGTAGTGACAGCGTCGCAGCTCTTCATTAGTAAGACCAGCGTCTTCTCTGCCAAAAACAATGGCAATACTCGCACCTTCTGGCTCATTAAGGACAAACTGAGTGGCTTCCCGTGGCGTCATCAGGGGCCACGGTATGGTACGCATGCGGGCGCTGGCACCAAACACCATCTGACAATCCGCCAAAGCCTCATCCAGCGTAGGCACCACTCTGGCCTGGTACAGCACATCTGCTGCCCCGGCGGCTCGAGCCGTAGCCTTGGCAGTCGGGAACTCTTTAGGTTCCACCAGCACCAGATCGCTTATTCCCATGGTTTTCATGGCCCGCGCTGCAGCCCCAATATTGCCCGAGTCGCTGGTATTGACCATAACGATGCGGATTCGGTTAAGTAATTCCATAAGGTTTTCGCTAATCTTTGTTGAGTGTATGAAAAAGGGCACCGATGTTATCAGATTTTACTCAAGGTCGCGGATGCTTTCTGCTATCATTCGCGCCACAGAATTCTGTGCGCTCTTTAAACCCAACGTCTTTATACACCCTTAGCTTTAAAAGGTAGCTGACACATGCATCCGATGCTGAATACCGCCCTTGGCGTGGCCCGCACCACCGCAGAAATGATCTACAAAGCCTACGAGCAAGTAGAGTCCATCGAGGTGGAAGCAAAAGGCACCAACGATTTCGTCACCAAGGTGGATCGTGCCTCCGAAGAACGCATTATTGAAGGTCTGCGCAAGCGCTACCCCCAACACTGCTATCTGGGTGAAGAGAACGGCCTGATAGAAGGCACGGACAAAGACTATGTTTGGGTTATCGACCCCCTGGATGGCACCACCAACTTCATCCACGGCATTCCTCACTTTGCTATTTCAATTGCCCTGAAAGTACGCGGCCAACTGGAAGTCGCCGTGGTCATCAACCCGGTAACCAAAGATGAATTCACTGCCGCAAAAGGCCGTGGTGCCCACATGAATGGCCGCCGCATCCGGGTCAGCAAGCGCACCAAACTAGAAGGTTCACTATTGGCCACAGGCTTCCCCTTCCGCCCCAACCAAGCCAAAATCCTTAACAATTACATGGCTATGCTGCAGGACTTCACCCAATCCACCGCCGGCATTCGCCGCGCTGGCGCTGCCTCACTGGATCTAGCCTATGTTGCTGCCGGTCGCTACGACGGTTTCTGGGAATTCGGCCTGTCCGAGTGGGATATGGCAGCAGGCGCGCTGCTGATAACCGAGGCAGGCGGGCTAATCGGCGACCTAAACGGGGGCATGAATCATCTGAAAACCGGGGATGTGGTATGCGCGCCGCCTAAGTTGTTTAAGGCAATGTTGCAGACAATTCATCCACATATGCCGAAGTAGCAAATTTTCGCTATACTGAAGTCAACGCGGCTGCGTTTGGCCGTCCACTACGAGGGATTTCAGTATGAATTGGCAAGAAATCAAAACGTCGCTGACGGCCTTCTTTCAGTCTTTCGCGATGCCCTTTTTGCAGCAGAATGAGCCGGAGCTAAAACCGATCCCCATACAAGTGAGATCAGAGCAGATGGATCCACGCAGAGTGGAACAGCGCCGTTACTGATTTTTGCACTGTCTCTTCAGCAACAAAAAAGCCAGCATATGCTGGCTTTTTTGTTGCTTCAAATTAAACACGGATTAGGGCGTATCATCCAGCACCGTATCGTGATCCAGAAAGTCTTCGCGATTAATGTCCTGCACTAACAATAAATTGCTGGCCACATAGATTGATGAATAGGTACCGACAAAAATACCTACGATCAAAGCAACAGAGAACGCAAAAATCATCTCACCACCAAGCAATGCCAACGCCGCCAACACCAATAGGGTTGTAAACGATGTCATCAAGGTTCGACTCAAGGTCTGATTCAATGAATTATTGATAATCCCTTCCGGGGTTTCACCGCGATCCTTGCGAAAGTTTTCCCGCACGCGGTCAAACACAACGATCGTATCATTGAGCGAGTAACCAATCACCGCAAGGATCGCGGCTAACGCGGTCAGATCAAAGGTTAAGCGAGTCACCGAAAAGAACCCCATAGTGATAATCACATCGTGGAACAATGCAACCACCGCCCCCACCGCAAACTTGAAGCGGAAACGCAGCGTCACGTATATCAGCATCAAGCCCAAAGCGATAATAAGTGCGATCCCGCTTTTGTCCCGCAACTCTTCGCCCACTTGCGGGCCAACGAATTCCACTCGCTTCAACTTCACATCACTGGCGTGCGCTTTCAGCAACTCCAAGACGTTGGTTCCCACTTTATCCTTGTCTTCGCCATCTACCGGGGGCACTCGTACCAGCACTTCCTCAGGGCGACCAAAGTGTTGAACACTGGCATCAGAGTAAGCGCTGTTACGAAGCACTTCACGAATCGGTTCCAGTTGCGCAGCAGAATCATATTCCACTTCGATCTGTGTACCGCCGGTAAAATCCAAGCCCAGCTCCAGGAAGTTGACGCTAATGGAAACCAAAGAACCAATCACCAGAAGAATCGACATGGCACCCAGCAACTTGCGGGCACCCATAAAATTAAAGTTAGTTATTTTGCTCATGTCGGTCTCCTATATGCTCAACTTCTTCAACGCACGCCCACCGTAAATAAGATTCACGATAGCCCGCGTGCCAACAATGGCTGTGAACATGGAAGTGAGAATACCGATCGACAGCGTAACGGCAAAACCTTTCACCGGACCGGAACCAAACGCGAACAGCACCAGCCCAACCAGTAAGGTCGTGATGTTGGCATCCAGTATTGTCAAGAAGGCGCGATCGTAGCCTGCATTGATGGCGGCGTGCGGTGTTACCCCATTGGCCATCTCCTCACGAATTCGCGCAAATATAAGCACGTTGGCATCCACCGCCATACCCACCGTTAATACGATACCCGCCATACCGGGCAGCGACAGCGTTGCCCCAGGAATAATGGACATAAAGGCCACCAACAGCAGCAGGTTCAAAATCAACGCCACATTGGCGATAATACCGAACACCTTGTAATAGCCAATCATAAACAGCAGCACCAGGGCAAAACCAGCCACCAGCGAAGTCAGGCCCGCTTCTATATTCTGCTGACCCAAGCTGGGGCCAACCGTGCGTTCCTCCACAAAATACATGGGCGCGGCCAATGCACCAGCGCGCAACAACAGCGCCAGCTCTTTGGCTTCTGCGGGGCTATCCAGGCCGGTTATACGGAAACTGTTACCCAGTGAACTTTGGATGGTGGCCACGTTGATGACCTCACGAGTTTCTTTAGTGAAGACTTTCTCGACCTCTTTGCCATCCTCAATAATGACTCGCTTTTCAGGCTCCAGCTCAATGAACACTACCGCCATGGAATCCTTGATGTGCTTACTGGTGGTGCGCATCATGCGTTTACCACCCACACCATCGAGATCGATATTCACCTGCGCACGACCGTTTTCATCAAACCCGGTTCTGGCGTTAATCACACGCTCACCGGTTACGATCACATCCTTTTTCAGCAGCACTTGTCGGCCGGTGTCTCGCATGCTCAAAAACTCGGAGCCGGAGGGGGCACGGCGGGTAGACATTGGATCGTTTTCCCAATCCACCATGCGGAATTCCAGGTTGGCGGCCTTACCTATGATCTTTTTGGCACCCGCAGTATCCTGAATACCGGGCAACTGGATCACAATGCGATCAGCGCCCTGACGCTGCACCACCGGCTCCGCTACGCCCAGTTCGTTAACCCGGTTACGCAGGCTGGTAAGGTTTTGACTGATGGCATAATCCTTGATGTCTTTCATCGCCTGCTCAGACAGGGTTAACATCAAGGTGGTTTGATTATCTGCCGCATCTTCCTGCACCAGAAAATCTTTGAATTCTTTACGCAGAATACTACGGGCGCTTTCTACTTGCTCCTCTTTGGAGAAGGTCAGACGAATCTGGTTGCCTTCCAAAGAAGCCTGCTTGAAGCGCACTTTCTCTTCCCGCATGCGGTCGCGAATGCTGTTGTAGTTATTCTTAACCCGATTTTCGGTCGCTTTGGCCATATCCACTTCCATAAGGAAATGCACACCACCACGCAGATCAAGGCCTAGTTTGATTGGTGCCGCACCTAATGAAGCCAGCCACTCCGGTGTGTTGGGGGCCAGGTTCATAGCCACGACGTAGTCGCCCGCTACTGCATCCTGCACGACATCTTTAGCATTGATCTGATCATCAACGTTATCAAAGCGAATCAGGGCCGAGCCAGGTACAAGCTCGGATCGTTTAATGCTGATACCGGCTTTTTCCAGAGATTGAATGGCCCGATCCAGCACGTCCTGCTCGGTTTCTGCTCCGGCTTTTTTGGCCGTAATTTGCAGAGCCGGGTCATCGGGATATAGATTTGGCAGCGCGTAAATAACTCCGAACAGTGCTACAACCAGCACTAACAGATACTTCCACAGCGGGTACTTATTCATGGGGAAACCCTATTGTTTTTCTTGGTCGGTCCTGACGCGCCATCGTCCCTGACAGCGCTCACGATAGTCTAATCAGATGCTTTTCAGGGTGCCTTTTGGCAAGGTGGCAGTGATCGCCGCTTTCTGGAAGGAGATTTCGGTGTTGTTGGCCACTTCCACCACAACGTATTCCTCAGTTACCTTCACAACTTTCCCCATCATGCCACCAGAGACAACAACCTCATCCCCTTTGGCCAGGCCTTCCATCAGTGCCTTATGCTCTTTGTTGCGCTTGGACTGAGGGCGGATGATCATGAAATAGAAGATCGCGACCATGAAGATCATCATGCCCCAGAACGTCAAGGGATTGCCCTGTTGAGCGGCGGCGGCACCGGGTTCGGCCATTGCTTCAGCGATAAAGAAACTCATATTTACCTCAAGTTGATGACATTAATTGGATTCCAGCGGCGGAGCTGTTTCGCCCCGCTGCTCGTAGAACTCAGTTACAAAGCGCTCAAATGTACCCGTTTCAATGGCGCTGCGCAAACCAAGCATGAGCCGTTGGTAATAACGCAGATTATGAATGGTATTGAGCTGTGAGCTGAGTATTTCCTTGCACCGGTCCAGATGGTGCAAGTAAGCGCGACTGAAGTTCTGACAGGTGTAACAGTCACAGCCTTCCTCAAGTGGCCCGGTATCGGTCTTGTGGGCCGAATTGCGGATTTTGATGACACCCTTGGCGGTGAATAAATGACCATTGCGGGCGTTGCGAGTGGGCATTACGCAATCGAACATGTCCACACCCCGGCGCACCGCTTCCACGATATCCTCCGGCTTGCCCACCCCCATCAGGTACCTTGGACGATCGTTAGGCATATGAGGGCGCAGATAGTTCAACACGTTCAGCATTTCTTCTTTGGGCTCCCCAACGGACAAACCGCCGATGGCGTAACCATCAAAGCCGATTTCAGCCAGCCCGCTGAGTGACTCAAGACGCAGATGTTCATACATGCCGCCTTGCACAATGCCGAAAAGTGCAGAGGGATTGCCTTCGTGGGCGGCCTTGCTGCGTTTTGCCCAGCGCAGGGACAGCTCCATCGAGTCCCGAGCCTGCTGCTCGGTGGCGGGATACGGCGTACATTCGTCAAAAATCATGACAATGTCGGAGCCAAGATCTCTCTGCACCTGCATGGAGATTTCGGGTGTCAGGAAGACCGGGCTGCCGTCTACGGGGGATTGAAACTTGACGCCTTCTTCGGAGATCTTGCGCATTTTACCCAGGGAAAATACTTGAAATCCGCCAGAATCCGTCAAGATGGGCCCCTGCCACTGCATAAAGTCGTGCAAATCACCATGCTGTTTGATGATCTCAGTGCCCGGACGCAACATCAGGTGAAAGGTGTTGCCTAAGATGATGTGGGCACCGATGGCTTCGATATCCCGCGGCAACATGGCTTTTACGGAGCCGTAGGTACCTACCGGCATAAAGGCCGGGGTTTCCACTACGCCTCGATCAAATATCAACCTGCCACGGCGGGCACCTGCGTCGGTGCCAGTCAGTTCGAATTTCATTTAATGTCCCCGTTACAGTATCAGCATGGCGTCGCCATAACTGAAGAAGCGGTATTCCTGTTCCACCGCATGTTGGTAAGCACTTAGCACCGGCTCCCGCCCAGCCAGGGCGCTCACCAGCATGATTAGGGTGGATTCCGGCAGATGGAAGTTGGTCACCAGACCATCAATTACATTAAAGGTGTAGCCTGGATAGATAAATATGTCGGTTTCACCCGTGAAAGGTGCAATTTGGCCGGTTTCGCGAGCGGCGGTTTCCAGGCAACGTACCGAAGTGGTTCCTACGGCGATGACCCGCCCGCCCTCTGCTTTGGTCTGACGTACCTTAGCAACGGTATCGGCATCCACCTGTAGCCACTCAGAATGCATATTATGGTCACGGATGTCATCGGCTCGCACCGGTTGAAAGGTGCCTGCGCCCACATGCAGAGTCACGAAGGTCGTTGCCACCCCCTGACGCTTCAGCGTTTCCAGTAAGGCCTCATCAAAGTGCAAGCCTGCTGTGGGGGCCGCGACCGCGCCGGGGTTACTGGCGTACACGGTCTGGTAACGCTCCTGATCAAGGGATTCGTCAGCCCTGTCGATATAAGGGGGCAGCGGCATGTGGCCAACCTTCTGCAACCAATCCAGAAGCTCACCCTGCTGGGAGCGCAGCTGGAACAGGTCACCCTGACGCCCCTCCATCAACAGGCTGCCAGCCCCTTCTACCAATATTCGGCTACCGGGTTTGGGGGATTTACTGGCCCGCACATGTGCCAGGCAGCTGTCTGGCCCGGTGATCCGCTCCACCAGTACCTCCACTCTGCCACCGGTTTCCTTTTGTCCAAATACCCGCGCAGGAATCACCCGTGTATTGTTAAACACCAACAGATCCCCCGGCTTGAGCCAGCTCACCAAGTCGGTAAAACGCCGATCTTGCAACGTTCCTGCCTGTCGATCCATGCACAGCAAACGACTGCCGCTGCGCTGGGGCATGGGATAGCGGGCGATCAACCTCTCGGGGAGTTCGTAATGGAAATCAGTGCGTTTCATGGATACCAGGGTTACCGATGCGGCAAAAGGGCGGCGATTATAGCGTTTTATGCGTTTCTCTTAAATGGCTTGTTGACGCACAGAATTCCATTGTTATAATCCCCGCTCTCCAATACGAGACACCGTGCCTGGGTGGCGGAACTGGTAGACGCGCCGGATTCAAAATCCGGTTCTGGAAACAGAGTGAGAGTTCGATTCTCTCCCTAGGCACCATCTTAAAGATTCTCATGACCGACTCTTCCAAAACTTTTTCCTACGTAGATTACCCTTCAGCTGGATTGCTGCGACGTTTTGCGTCCATGGTATATGACGCCCTGATCGTGTTTGCGTTGTGGTTCCTGATCGCCCTTGTGTTTTTGGGTATCACCGGCGCGGAACACAGCAGCAAAGATCTACAGCGGACTCTGTTTCCGCTGCTGCTGACTGGCACCTTTTTGTTCTACTACTGGTTTTGGTCACACGGCGGGCAAACCCTGGGCATGCGCGCCTGGCGCCTGCAGGTAGTGGATGGCAACCTGGATGGCAGGCCCGTGAATTTAGCTCAGAGCCTGAGCCGGTTTCTAATGGCGATTCTATCGTTGGGTTGCTTTGGTTTGGGTTACTTCTGGCTGCTGATCAGCTCCAGTGGCGACACCTGGCACGATAGCTTATCCAATACACGCACCCTGGTGCTGCCCAAAGAAATCAATAAAAAAGTCGTGCCCGCCAAACGACACTGATCTGAACCATCAAATCCGAACCATCAAACCCGTTTCAGCAAATACACTCCCAGCAGGAAGCTCGCCACCAATGGCACAGCAGCGGCCAGGAACGGTGTGAGGTTGAAGATAATGGTGATGTGACCCAGCAACTGTTGAGCATAGTGGAACAACAACCCTACAATCACCCCCGCCATGATTCGCTGCCCCATAGTGACTGAACGCAACGGCCCAAACACAAAAGAAATAGCAATAAACACCATTACCAAGGTGGTGAATGGCTGCAGTATCTTCTTCCAAAACGAGAAGAAATAGGAAGAGCTCTCCAGCTCCTGAGAATCCAGATAGCTTGCGTATTGATACAGGCCGGTAATGGAGAGATAGTCAGGCTTCAATACCACCACCGACATAACTTGCGGCGTAATCGTGGTGTCCTCCCAGCGCATGGTTTGAAAATGCTCCGACTCGGTAGACTGATCGCTGATGCGGGTTTGACGCACCTTTTCCAGCACCCAGTGATCCCCCTGATAAATGGCCCGCTCTGAAAAGTCAGAACGTATCAGCACGTTGTCATCATCAAACAGAAAACGGGAAATCCCAAACATAACACCATTGGGTTGTACCACCTGGATATGGGTATACTGACCACCCTCCCGATACCAATATCCATCTCGCGATCCGATGCTTTCACCCAGATACAGGTTTCTGGCTTTTTCGGACTGAGCGAACTGCTCTGTCTGCGGCACGATAAACTGCCCCAGAATCATGCCCACCAACACCAGCCAGATGATCGGTCGAGTGGCGGCAAACACGATCCGCGCAATGGAAACCCCGGCAGCCCGAATAACCGTAAGCTCACTGGTATTGGCCAGTGTTCCCAGACCAATCAGACTGCCAATCAACGTGCCCACCGGCATAAATTCGTAAACCCGGCGAGGCAGCGTCAACAAGATATACATAAACGCTTCGAATGCCTGATAGTTTGATTTCAAATCATCCAGTTCGGCCAAAAATGCAAATGAAGCATCCAGACCAATCAACAGAAAAGACACCATCAGCACCGAAATTAAAACGGTTCGCCCAACGTACTGATCCAGCAACCTCATTGTGGTGTCACCATCATTCGATCCATTTTTCGCTTGGAGCGCGCCAATTGCAGTGTGGGCCAATAATTGAGAACAAAGCCCAGCGCCAGAAAGATTCCATGCACCCAGAAAATACCGACCTGTTCGGGAATGCGGCCTTTCACAACCGCGCCCTTCACCGCCATCATCAGGGAGAGGTAAGCCAAGTACAGCAAGATCGCAGGTAACATCTTCAGATAACGGCCCTGACGGGGGTTTACTTTGGCCAGCGGCACACTCATAAACACCACAACCAGCACCATGAC containing:
- the secF gene encoding protein translocase subunit SecF, translated to MSKITNFNFMGARKLLGAMSILLVIGSLVSISVNFLELGLDFTGGTQIEVEYDSAAQLEPIREVLRNSAYSDASVQHFGRPEEVLVRVPPVDGEDKDKVGTNVLELLKAHASDVKLKRVEFVGPQVGEELRDKSGIALIIALGLMLIYVTLRFRFKFAVGAVVALFHDVIITMGFFSVTRLTFDLTALAAILAVIGYSLNDTIVVFDRVRENFRKDRGETPEGIINNSLNQTLSRTLMTSFTTLLVLAALALLGGEMIFAFSVALIVGIFVGTYSSIYVASNLLLVQDINREDFLDHDTVLDDTP
- a CDS encoding RDD family protein; protein product: MTDSSKTFSYVDYPSAGLLRRFASMVYDALIVFALWFLIALVFLGITGAEHSSKDLQRTLFPLLLTGTFLFYYWFWSHGGQTLGMRAWRLQVVDGNLDGRPVNLAQSLSRFLMAILSLGCFGLGYFWLLISSSGDTWHDSLSNTRTLVLPKEINKKVVPAKRH
- a CDS encoding inositol monophosphatase family protein, whose amino-acid sequence is MHPMLNTALGVARTTAEMIYKAYEQVESIEVEAKGTNDFVTKVDRASEERIIEGLRKRYPQHCYLGEENGLIEGTDKDYVWVIDPLDGTTNFIHGIPHFAISIALKVRGQLEVAVVINPVTKDEFTAAKGRGAHMNGRRIRVSKRTKLEGSLLATGFPFRPNQAKILNNYMAMLQDFTQSTAGIRRAGAASLDLAYVAAGRYDGFWEFGLSEWDMAAGALLITEAGGLIGDLNGGMNHLKTGDVVCAPPKLFKAMLQTIHPHMPK
- the yajC gene encoding preprotein translocase subunit YajC — encoded protein: MSFFIAEAMAEPGAAAAQQGNPLTFWGMMIFMVAIFYFMIIRPQSKRNKEHKALMEGLAKGDEVVVSGGMMGKVVKVTEEYVVVEVANNTEISFQKAAITATLPKGTLKSI
- the lptG gene encoding LPS export ABC transporter permease LptG — translated: MRLLDQYVGRTVLISVLMVSFLLIGLDASFAFLAELDDLKSNYQAFEAFMYILLTLPRRVYEFMPVGTLIGSLIGLGTLANTSELTVIRAAGVSIARIVFAATRPIIWLVLVGMILGQFIVPQTEQFAQSEKARNLYLGESIGSRDGYWYREGGQYTHIQVVQPNGVMFGISRFLFDDDNVLIRSDFSERAIYQGDHWVLEKVRQTRISDQSTESEHFQTMRWEDTTITPQVMSVVVLKPDYLSITGLYQYASYLDSQELESSSYFFSFWKKILQPFTTLVMVFIAISFVFGPLRSVTMGQRIMAGVIVGLLFHYAQQLLGHITIIFNLTPFLAAAVPLVASFLLGVYLLKRV
- the queA gene encoding tRNA preQ1(34) S-adenosylmethionine ribosyltransferase-isomerase QueA is translated as MKRTDFHYELPERLIARYPMPQRSGSRLLCMDRQAGTLQDRRFTDLVSWLKPGDLLVFNNTRVIPARVFGQKETGGRVEVLVERITGPDSCLAHVRASKSPKPGSRILVEGAGSLLMEGRQGDLFQLRSQQGELLDWLQKVGHMPLPPYIDRADESLDQERYQTVYASNPGAVAAPTAGLHFDEALLETLKRQGVATTFVTLHVGAGTFQPVRADDIRDHNMHSEWLQVDADTVAKVRQTKAEGGRVIAVGTTSVRCLETAARETGQIAPFTGETDIFIYPGYTFNVIDGLVTNFHLPESTLIMLVSALAGREPVLSAYQHAVEQEYRFFSYGDAMLIL
- the secD gene encoding protein translocase subunit SecD, with translation MNKYPLWKYLLVLVVALFGVIYALPNLYPDDPALQITAKKAGAETEQDVLDRAIQSLEKAGISIKRSELVPGSALIRFDNVDDQINAKDVVQDAVAGDYVVAMNLAPNTPEWLASLGAAPIKLGLDLRGGVHFLMEVDMAKATENRVKNNYNSIRDRMREEKVRFKQASLEGNQIRLTFSKEEQVESARSILRKEFKDFLVQEDAADNQTTLMLTLSEQAMKDIKDYAISQNLTSLRNRVNELGVAEPVVQRQGADRIVIQLPGIQDTAGAKKIIGKAANLEFRMVDWENDPMSTRRAPSGSEFLSMRDTGRQVLLKKDVIVTGERVINARTGFDENGRAQVNIDLDGVGGKRMMRTTSKHIKDSMAVVFIELEPEKRVIIEDGKEVEKVFTKETREVINVATIQSSLGNSFRITGLDSPAEAKELALLLRAGALAAPMYFVEERTVGPSLGQQNIEAGLTSLVAGFALVLLFMIGYYKVFGIIANVALILNLLLLVAFMSIIPGATLSLPGMAGIVLTVGMAVDANVLIFARIREEMANGVTPHAAINAGYDRAFLTILDANITTLLVGLVLFAFGSGPVKGFAVTLSIGILTSMFTAIVGTRAIVNLIYGGRALKKLSI
- the tgt gene encoding tRNA guanosine(34) transglycosylase Tgt, which codes for MKFELTGTDAGARRGRLIFDRGVVETPAFMPVGTYGSVKAMLPRDIEAIGAHIILGNTFHLMLRPGTEIIKQHGDLHDFMQWQGPILTDSGGFQVFSLGKMRKISEEGVKFQSPVDGSPVFLTPEISMQVQRDLGSDIVMIFDECTPYPATEQQARDSMELSLRWAKRSKAAHEGNPSALFGIVQGGMYEHLRLESLSGLAEIGFDGYAIGGLSVGEPKEEMLNVLNYLRPHMPNDRPRYLMGVGKPEDIVEAVRRGVDMFDCVMPTRNARNGHLFTAKGVIKIRNSAHKTDTGPLEEGCDCYTCQNFSRAYLHHLDRCKEILSSQLNTIHNLRYYQRLMLGLRSAIETGTFERFVTEFYEQRGETAPPLESN
- the trmJ gene encoding tRNA (cytosine(32)/uridine(32)-2'-O)-methyltransferase TrmJ, translated to MELLNRIRIVMVNTSDSGNIGAAARAMKTMGISDLVLVEPKEFPTAKATARAAGAADVLYQARVVPTLDEALADCQMVFGASARMRTIPWPLMTPREATQFVLNEPEGASIAIVFGREDAGLTNEELRRCHYHICIPGNESYGVLNVAAAVQVICYEMRMAVLAQQQAETGGAPAAKPVMPLEITDWDEPLVSAEDMERFMKHFEETLLDIGFFDPNNPKQLMTRARRLFMRTRMDRLEMNLMRGVLSTVQKRLKGE